In Flavivirga abyssicola, the following are encoded in one genomic region:
- a CDS encoding carbon starvation CstA family protein, with product MISFLTCIVILILGYFIYGNYIERKFGADPKRTTPAISKEDGVDFVPLPLSKIFLIQFLNIAGLGPIFGAIAGALWGPVSFLWIVFGSIFAGAVHDYFSGMLSIRHGGDSIPEIVGEYLGTSIKYFMRIFSVVLLILVGVVFVKGPATILHELTGMSTSILILIIFVYYLLATMIPIDKLIGKVYPLFGISLLIMAVGLFFALLFQDYTIPELSIQNLQNMHANPETYPIFPLLFITIACGAISGFHSTQSPLMARCISNEAQGKKVFFGAMITEGIVALIWAAIAMAFFGGVRELGATMAEEGHNAAWVVNIICNTTLGKIGGILAIFGVVAAPITSGDTAFRSARLIIADAFDFNQSKLLKRFVITIPIFVVALAITQIDFAIVWRYFGWSNQMLATVVLWAIAVYVKQQGKTYWFILIPSAFMSGVVTTYILVAPEGFSLDYKLSYTVGIIVSIALSVWFYLWKPRPLK from the coding sequence ATGATAAGTTTCTTAACCTGTATAGTCATTTTAATTCTAGGCTATTTTATTTACGGTAACTATATAGAACGAAAATTTGGAGCAGACCCTAAAAGAACAACTCCAGCTATATCAAAAGAAGATGGTGTCGATTTTGTACCACTTCCTTTAAGTAAGATTTTCTTAATTCAGTTTTTAAATATAGCCGGATTAGGTCCCATTTTTGGTGCCATTGCAGGAGCTCTATGGGGACCTGTTTCATTTTTATGGATTGTCTTCGGGTCAATATTTGCTGGTGCAGTACATGATTATTTCTCAGGAATGCTTTCTATCAGGCACGGTGGCGATAGTATTCCTGAAATTGTTGGAGAATATCTGGGTACAAGCATCAAGTATTTCATGCGAATCTTTTCTGTTGTGCTCCTTATTTTGGTTGGTGTGGTTTTCGTAAAAGGGCCTGCAACTATTCTACATGAGCTTACAGGTATGAGCACTTCAATTCTTATTTTAATCATATTTGTGTATTACTTATTGGCAACTATGATCCCTATTGATAAGCTGATTGGTAAGGTGTATCCTCTTTTTGGTATATCATTACTAATCATGGCTGTAGGTTTGTTTTTTGCGTTACTTTTTCAGGATTATACAATTCCTGAATTATCAATTCAAAATTTACAGAATATGCATGCTAATCCAGAAACCTACCCTATATTTCCGTTACTTTTTATAACCATTGCTTGTGGTGCTATTTCTGGGTTTCATTCTACACAATCTCCACTTATGGCACGTTGTATTTCCAATGAAGCTCAAGGAAAAAAAGTGTTTTTTGGAGCTATGATTACTGAAGGTATTGTGGCATTAATTTGGGCAGCAATAGCCATGGCGTTTTTTGGTGGTGTTAGAGAACTTGGAGCGACAATGGCTGAAGAAGGCCATAATGCTGCTTGGGTGGTAAATATTATATGTAACACTACTTTGGGGAAAATAGGAGGTATTCTTGCTATTTTTGGTGTAGTTGCTGCACCAATTACTTCTGGAGATACTGCTTTTAGAAGTGCTAGATTAATCATTGCAGATGCTTTTGACTTTAACCAATCTAAATTATTAAAGCGCTTTGTCATTACAATTCCAATTTTTGTTGTTGCATTGGCGATAACTCAAATAGATTTTGCTATTGTATGGCGTTATTTTGGTTGGTCTAACCAAATGCTGGCAACAGTAGTCCTTTGGGCAATCGCAGTATATGTTAAACAACAAGGCAAAACATATTGGTTTATTTTAATACCATCAGCTTTTATGTCAGGAGTAGTTACCACTTATATATTAGTAGCTCCGGAAGGGTTTAGTTTAGATTATAAATTATCTTATACAGTAGGTATAATTGTATCCATTGCGCTTTCGGTTTGGTTTTACCTTTGGAAACCAAGACCATTAAAGTAA
- a CDS encoding sulfatase — MNYFKLAVFLFFCLTIQGCSKESKKPKQPNILFMGIDDLRPELGCYGSDVAVSPNLDKLATQGLLFENAYCQQAICGPSRASLLTGIRPETSGVFHNYIKFREVNPDVVTLPQYFKNNGYETVYAGKIFHHGDLDDEKSWSREPAKDSMTSKGIKKPVGFALEENMKERAETKKAMVKKYGKVAKYGLAMGQAYESADVPDNTYRDGYHTELAIATMKEMLAKGEKPFFLGLGFNKPHLNWVAPKKYWDLYDRGKIKLSTQTESPENGATMGLHPSFELRVRSGIPKKGQIDEELATTLKHAYLACVSYVDAQIGKMIAALEEAGVRDNTIIIVWSDHGWHLGDMGIWGKATNYEIATRVPMMIWTPDMPEGSQGKTTNALVELIDMYPTLADLTGLEIPAHVEGTSFKKLIENPNADWKSAAFSQFPSPALREWGAFPIRPAMRETYFGPLLEEVEERIIEQQGEKWDRNLFENNLMGYAMRTEDYRFIVWKDRTDPEKDPVFIELYDHKTDPFETKNIADIHPKLVAELMVQFNKGWKGNTPKI; from the coding sequence ATGAATTATTTTAAGCTAGCCGTCTTTTTGTTTTTTTGTCTAACAATTCAAGGTTGTTCAAAAGAATCGAAAAAGCCAAAGCAACCCAACATACTATTTATGGGTATTGATGATTTAAGACCAGAATTAGGTTGTTATGGTTCTGATGTTGCAGTTAGCCCTAATTTAGATAAACTCGCAACTCAAGGGTTATTGTTTGAAAATGCGTATTGTCAACAAGCAATTTGTGGTCCCTCAAGAGCAAGTTTGTTAACAGGAATTAGACCAGAAACCAGTGGTGTTTTTCATAATTACATAAAATTTAGAGAAGTAAACCCTGATGTAGTCACACTCCCTCAGTATTTTAAGAATAATGGTTACGAAACAGTTTATGCAGGGAAAATATTTCATCATGGCGATTTGGATGATGAAAAATCGTGGAGTAGAGAACCCGCAAAAGATAGTATGACATCAAAGGGTATTAAAAAACCTGTTGGTTTTGCGCTAGAGGAGAATATGAAGGAACGCGCAGAAACAAAAAAAGCAATGGTAAAAAAATATGGAAAGGTTGCCAAGTATGGTCTTGCCATGGGACAAGCTTATGAAAGTGCAGATGTACCTGACAATACCTATAGAGATGGTTATCATACTGAATTGGCCATTGCTACTATGAAAGAAATGCTTGCTAAAGGAGAGAAACCTTTCTTCCTGGGATTAGGATTTAATAAACCACACCTTAATTGGGTAGCTCCTAAAAAATACTGGGATTTATACGACAGGGGAAAAATAAAACTATCAACGCAAACCGAAAGTCCAGAAAATGGAGCTACTATGGGGTTGCATCCATCATTTGAATTACGAGTTCGAAGTGGTATTCCTAAAAAAGGACAAATTGATGAAGAACTAGCTACTACTTTAAAGCATGCTTATTTAGCATGCGTGAGTTATGTAGATGCACAAATAGGAAAAATGATTGCTGCACTCGAAGAAGCAGGAGTTAGGGATAATACAATTATAATAGTTTGGAGTGACCATGGATGGCATTTAGGAGATATGGGTATTTGGGGTAAAGCCACTAATTATGAAATAGCGACGCGCGTACCCATGATGATTTGGACACCTGATATGCCAGAAGGAAGTCAGGGTAAAACTACCAATGCCTTGGTAGAATTAATAGATATGTACCCTACTTTAGCAGATTTAACTGGTTTGGAAATCCCTGCTCATGTTGAAGGTACAAGCTTTAAGAAGTTGATCGAAAACCCTAATGCTGATTGGAAATCTGCAGCGTTTAGTCAATTTCCGTCCCCTGCCTTAAGAGAATGGGGTGCTTTTCCTATTAGACCGGCAATGCGCGAGACCTATTTTGGACCGCTCCTTGAAGAAGTTGAAGAACGTATAATCGAACAACAAGGTGAAAAATGGGATAGAAATTTATTTGAAAATAATTTAATGGGCTATGCGATGAGAACAGAAGACTATCGTTTTATAGTTTGGAAAGACAGAACCGATCCTGAAAAAGATCCTGTTTTCATTGAGTTATATGACCACAAAACAGACCCATTTGAAACTAAAAATATAGCAGATATACATCCGAAATTAGTTGCAGAACTTATGGTTCAGTTTAATAAAGGATGGAAAGGCAATACCCCAAAAATATAA
- a CDS encoding FAD-dependent oxidoreductase, producing the protein MKRREFFKKGTKAAVAAGVIPMVTASCAGSKDMAYDKVEDKWYHLGTGKSGTPNRKQTVSYDVAVIGGGAAGICAAVAAARNGSKTVLVQDRPVLGGNASSEMRVHLNGVNNIKGKAERETGIIEELLLLNRFENEQESFPVFDHVMYDFVVREPNLELMLNTQAIEAVMDGDKIKSALCWQATTEMLYTINAPIFIDCSGDGLLAATSGAEYRTGREGKAEFNETYAPDEPDGWQMGATLLMSSTDMGKPMKYSPPSFAIKYTHEGGHKRRKFAGFHEGIWWIEVGSDDDIIADAEKNRHKLMGYLHGVWDYIKNSGNFPEAENLALDWVGSLPGRRESRRFIGDYILSERDMTEHKHFEDAVAFGGWSLDEHNPGGIENISEPPSYFHYHFKEVYQFPFRSLYSKNVSNLMFAGRNVSQTHIALSSSRIMATCALQGQAVGTAATICNKRNVLPREVGKTYINELQEQLLRDDVFIPKRPANDSNDLAKKASLIFGSTTSSGDAKNLTNGISRDIDGKINHWKSDGLSAEVQLEWESPISLSKVELKCDTNVKRNIMMRKDSRNNDLYGNHVPKEMLKALTLEGRVNGQWTKLGTIENNKTRLIKFNFDTIETTAVRIKMTETYGAKDVKLFEVRCYA; encoded by the coding sequence ATGAAAAGAAGAGAATTTTTTAAAAAAGGGACCAAAGCGGCTGTTGCTGCAGGAGTTATTCCAATGGTTACAGCATCATGCGCTGGTTCAAAAGATATGGCTTATGATAAGGTTGAAGATAAATGGTACCATTTAGGAACCGGGAAATCCGGAACCCCAAATAGAAAACAAACCGTCAGTTATGATGTTGCTGTTATTGGTGGTGGAGCCGCTGGTATTTGTGCTGCTGTCGCTGCTGCGCGTAATGGTTCTAAAACAGTATTAGTTCAAGACCGACCTGTTTTAGGTGGAAATGCATCTAGTGAAATGCGCGTTCATTTAAATGGAGTAAATAATATTAAAGGAAAAGCTGAGCGCGAAACAGGTATTATTGAAGAACTGTTACTTCTTAATCGTTTTGAAAACGAACAGGAATCATTCCCTGTTTTTGATCATGTGATGTATGATTTTGTGGTACGAGAACCTAACTTAGAGTTAATGCTAAACACACAAGCCATAGAAGCTGTGATGGATGGTGATAAAATAAAATCTGCTTTATGTTGGCAAGCCACTACTGAAATGTTATATACTATCAACGCCCCTATATTTATTGATTGTTCAGGCGATGGTTTATTAGCCGCTACGTCTGGTGCAGAATATAGAACGGGACGTGAAGGAAAAGCCGAGTTTAACGAAACTTACGCACCTGATGAACCAGATGGATGGCAAATGGGGGCTACCCTTTTAATGTCTTCAACAGATATGGGAAAACCAATGAAATACAGTCCACCGTCTTTTGCCATTAAATACACACATGAAGGTGGTCATAAAAGAAGAAAATTTGCAGGATTCCACGAAGGAATCTGGTGGATAGAAGTAGGTAGTGACGACGATATTATTGCTGATGCTGAAAAAAACAGACATAAATTAATGGGGTATTTACATGGTGTTTGGGATTATATTAAAAACTCTGGAAATTTTCCAGAAGCAGAGAATTTAGCTTTGGATTGGGTAGGTTCTTTACCAGGACGAAGAGAATCTCGTCGTTTTATAGGCGATTATATTCTCTCTGAACGTGATATGACCGAACATAAGCATTTTGAAGATGCCGTAGCTTTTGGAGGTTGGTCTCTAGATGAGCACAATCCAGGAGGTATTGAAAATATTTCGGAGCCACCTAGTTATTTCCATTATCACTTTAAGGAAGTGTATCAATTCCCTTTTAGAAGTCTATACTCTAAAAATGTTTCTAACTTAATGTTTGCAGGACGAAACGTGAGTCAAACACATATTGCCTTATCTTCTAGTAGAATTATGGCAACTTGTGCTTTACAAGGACAAGCAGTTGGAACTGCTGCAACGATCTGTAACAAAAGAAATGTGCTACCAAGAGAAGTTGGTAAAACATATATCAATGAACTGCAAGAGCAATTATTACGAGATGATGTTTTCATCCCGAAGCGACCAGCGAATGACTCAAATGATTTAGCAAAAAAAGCCAGCTTAATTTTTGGGTCTACAACATCATCAGGAGATGCTAAAAATTTAACTAATGGTATATCTAGAGATATTGATGGCAAAATAAATCATTGGAAATCTGACGGGTTATCAGCTGAAGTTCAATTAGAATGGGAATCTCCAATTTCTTTATCTAAAGTAGAATTGAAATGTGATACTAACGTAAAACGCAACATTATGATGCGTAAGGATAGTAGGAATAACGATTTATATGGAAATCATGTACCAAAAGAAATGCTAAAGGCGCTAACTTTAGAAGGGCGAGTAAATGGACAATGGACAAAACTTGGAACCATAGAAAATAATAAAACACGACTAATTAAGTTTAATTTCGATACTATAGAAACAACTGCTGTAAGAATTAAAATGACTGAAACTTATGGGGCAAAAGATGTTAAGCTTTTTGAAGTGCGCTGTTATGCTTAG